A DNA window from Halorubrum sp. DM2 contains the following coding sequences:
- the aglM gene encoding UDP-glucose 6-dehydrogenase AglM → MRLSIIGSGYVGTTIAACFADLGHEVVNVDIDESIVETINDGDAPIHEAGLDELIAAHAGPEGTGRLRATTDYEAVHDTEVTFLCLPTPQNDDGSIDLSIMEAGATQLGETLAEKSDWHTVVVKSTVVPGSTEDTITPILEDASDETAGEAFGVGMNPEFLREGTAVDDFLNPDKVVLGADDERALSDMRDVFDPLVDRADAPVVETDTRTAEMIKYANNGFLAAKISLINDIGNICKEFGIDSYEVADAIGLDDRIGEQFLRSGVGWGGSCFPKDVAAIIAAAEEQGYEPPVLNAAVDLNDRQPGRLVDLLAGHLDLAGARVTVLGLAFKPGTDDVRNSRAIPVVEGLQERGATVTAYDPVATENAKAYLDDVEYADSAAAALDDADGAVVVTDWDEFAALDEEFDAMANPVVVEGRRIVERRDGITYEGLTW, encoded by the coding sequence ATGCGTCTTTCAATCATCGGAAGCGGCTATGTCGGTACCACCATCGCAGCCTGTTTCGCCGATCTCGGCCACGAGGTCGTCAACGTCGACATCGACGAGTCTATCGTCGAGACGATCAACGACGGCGACGCGCCCATCCACGAAGCGGGCCTCGACGAACTCATCGCCGCCCACGCCGGCCCCGAGGGCACCGGTCGCCTCAGAGCGACCACCGACTACGAGGCCGTCCACGACACCGAGGTGACGTTCCTCTGTCTGCCGACGCCGCAGAACGACGACGGCAGCATCGATCTCTCGATCATGGAGGCGGGCGCGACCCAGCTCGGCGAAACGCTCGCGGAGAAGTCGGACTGGCACACCGTCGTCGTCAAGAGTACGGTCGTCCCCGGCTCTACGGAGGACACTATCACGCCCATCCTCGAAGACGCGAGCGACGAGACCGCGGGCGAGGCGTTCGGCGTCGGGATGAACCCGGAGTTCCTGCGCGAGGGGACCGCCGTCGACGACTTTCTGAACCCCGACAAGGTCGTCCTCGGTGCCGACGACGAGCGGGCACTCTCCGACATGCGCGACGTGTTCGACCCGCTCGTCGACCGGGCCGACGCGCCGGTCGTCGAGACGGACACGCGCACCGCCGAGATGATCAAGTACGCCAACAACGGCTTCCTCGCGGCGAAGATCAGCCTCATCAACGACATCGGGAACATCTGCAAGGAGTTCGGCATCGACTCCTACGAGGTCGCGGACGCGATCGGTCTCGACGACCGCATCGGCGAGCAGTTCCTCCGGAGCGGCGTGGGGTGGGGCGGCTCGTGTTTCCCGAAAGACGTCGCCGCGATCATCGCAGCCGCGGAAGAGCAGGGGTACGAACCCCCGGTGTTGAACGCCGCGGTCGACCTCAACGACCGTCAACCGGGTCGGCTGGTCGACCTCCTCGCGGGACACCTCGATTTAGCCGGCGCTCGCGTGACCGTCCTCGGACTCGCGTTCAAACCCGGAACCGACGACGTGCGTAACTCCCGGGCGATTCCCGTCGTCGAAGGGCTTCAAGAACGCGGCGCGACGGTGACCGCCTACGACCCGGTCGCGACGGAAAACGCGAAGGCGTACCTCGATGATGTCGAGTACGCCGACTCGGCCGCGGCCGCGCTCGACGACGCCGACGGGGCGGTCGTCGTCACCGACTGGGACGAGTTCGCCGCGCTCGACGAGGAGTTCGACGCGATGGCGAACCCCGTCGTCGTCGAGGGGAGACGGATCGTCGAGCGGCGGGACGGGATCACCTACGAGGGATTGACCTGGTAG
- a CDS encoding glycosyltransferase — MCEIRGSNVEIDALVLTKFNPLLLPTAAYYAWRLDCRLVYDLFVSLYRTAELRDVHPSIVRGLALLEGMVLRLPDDLLVGTDQFIDLYSEMYGLPKERFVRLPPGADEDWFYPREEVDKRDTFTILYWGNFLPHHGVGTILGAAVELRKKPYEFVFLGSGPEQERYQQMANELALSNVRFEGFVSREKQQEWIASSHVCLGIFADDPRSLASITNKVSEAVASKKAVVTEQSPAIDKWFKHGESIYTVPPDNPVGLADAIQTLATERDRIERLEAGGYRVYQQEFDVTSIGEILEDQLFS; from the coding sequence ATGTGCGAGATTCGTGGATCGAACGTAGAGATTGATGCTCTTGTATTAACGAAATTTAATCCCTTACTCCTCCCAACTGCCGCGTATTACGCATGGCGTCTCGACTGTCGGCTCGTCTACGATCTATTTGTTTCCTTGTATCGGACCGCAGAACTGAGAGACGTTCATCCCTCAATCGTTCGTGGCTTAGCACTCCTCGAAGGGATGGTTCTTCGACTACCAGATGATCTCCTTGTAGGTACAGATCAGTTCATCGATCTCTACAGTGAAATGTACGGACTTCCAAAAGAGCGATTTGTCCGGCTCCCCCCTGGCGCTGACGAGGACTGGTTCTATCCGCGCGAAGAGGTTGACAAACGCGACACATTCACTATTCTCTATTGGGGGAATTTCCTACCTCATCATGGTGTCGGCACAATACTTGGAGCTGCTGTTGAACTCCGTAAGAAGCCATACGAATTTGTATTCTTGGGTAGCGGGCCGGAACAAGAGCGATATCAACAGATGGCCAACGAACTTGCCCTCTCAAACGTCCGTTTCGAAGGGTTTGTTTCACGCGAAAAGCAGCAGGAGTGGATCGCATCCTCTCACGTCTGCCTTGGTATTTTTGCGGACGATCCCCGGTCGCTGGCGAGTATTACAAATAAGGTTAGTGAGGCAGTCGCCTCGAAAAAGGCGGTCGTTACTGAACAATCGCCGGCCATCGATAAGTGGTTCAAACACGGCGAAAGTATCTATACTGTTCCACCGGACAATCCAGTTGGATTGGCTGACGCGATACAGACGCTCGCCACAGAACGGGATCGCATAGAACGACTCGAAGCGGGTGGCTACCGCGTGTATCAACAGGAGTTCGATGTGACAAGTATCGGAGAAATATTAGAGGACCAGTTGTTCTCCTAG
- a CDS encoding NAD-dependent epimerase/dehydratase family protein, which yields MELSGSTTLVTGGAGFIGSHLVDRLLEEDCNVVVADDFSRGSLEHLEHVSDEIDIVPADLTTREGCLRATEGVDHVFHLAARVGGIHYIKRENVGGLTPSVLMNQHMLEASRINDVDRFLFASSACIYRQQHNDLNRFTEDQAIPADPHSTYGWAKVLGEVACQAYHEDCDLDCAMVRIFNAYGPRENLDLDSAHVIPSFIRKAIEYPERDFEMFGDGSQERGFIYVSDLAEGMVRAIERKADGEPINLGNGEEVVSIMDLAELVVEISGKDIEIQHDMDAPEGTYKYAADTTKMQEALDWTPEVSLTEGLAETYEWAANELDAEEEAFSEVTAE from the coding sequence ATGGAGTTATCCGGATCGACAACCTTAGTCACGGGTGGTGCCGGTTTCATCGGTAGCCACCTCGTCGACCGCCTCTTGGAGGAAGACTGTAACGTCGTCGTCGCAGACGATTTTTCTCGTGGTTCACTTGAACACCTCGAGCATGTCTCAGATGAGATCGATATCGTGCCGGCCGATCTCACAACTCGCGAAGGATGTCTGCGTGCTACTGAGGGCGTCGATCACGTCTTTCATCTTGCCGCGCGAGTTGGTGGGATTCATTACATCAAACGCGAGAACGTGGGGGGACTAACGCCTAGTGTACTGATGAATCAGCACATGCTAGAGGCCTCACGAATCAATGATGTCGATAGATTTCTCTTTGCTTCCAGTGCGTGTATATACCGACAACAGCATAATGACCTAAATCGTTTCACGGAGGACCAAGCGATTCCAGCAGACCCACACAGTACCTACGGATGGGCGAAGGTACTTGGCGAAGTAGCGTGCCAAGCGTACCACGAAGACTGCGATCTCGACTGTGCGATGGTCCGCATTTTCAACGCGTATGGTCCCCGAGAGAATTTAGATCTAGACAGCGCACATGTCATTCCCTCGTTCATCCGCAAAGCCATCGAGTATCCTGAGCGGGACTTCGAGATGTTTGGCGATGGATCGCAAGAGCGTGGTTTCATCTACGTGAGCGACCTCGCCGAAGGGATGGTTCGAGCCATCGAGCGAAAAGCAGACGGCGAACCGATCAATCTCGGAAACGGTGAGGAGGTCGTAAGTATCATGGACCTCGCAGAACTGGTTGTCGAAATCAGCGGCAAAGATATCGAGATTCAACACGACATGGACGCACCAGAGGGTACTTACAAATACGCGGCGGACACCACAAAAATGCAGGAAGCTCTCGACTGGACTCCCGAAGTGAGCCTTACAGAGGGGCTGGCGGAGACTTACGAGTGGGCTGCAAACGAACTTGATGCGGAGGAAGAAGCGTTCTCCGAGGTGACGGCAGAATGA
- a CDS encoding NAD-dependent epimerase/dehydratase family protein, whose translation MSFEGDTVLVTGGASFIGSHLVEELVEEGADVRVADDLSSGERENLVAVQEEVEFREGNLKDRSFANEATEDIDRLFHLAADHGGRGYISNYPANCATNMALDNIVFEAAVQNGVEKITFASSACTYPTDIQQERQRLQEDMVSFDERGGAYADETYGWAKLMGERSLQAFHEQYGVDTSSVRIFTAYGPRENETHAIIALIAKAYAGQNPYQIWGDGEQTRNFTYVKDITKALRLANENITDSTPVNAGISEYISINEVVDAIFEYLGEEPGEINHMTDKPVGVRHRAADTTRAEELLGWKPEYSLEDGLAETIDWYTANRDREYVRENLETLLHER comes from the coding sequence ATGAGCTTCGAGGGCGACACCGTTCTCGTTACTGGTGGTGCGTCGTTCATTGGTAGTCACCTCGTTGAAGAACTTGTCGAGGAGGGAGCCGACGTTCGTGTTGCCGACGACCTTTCTAGTGGCGAGCGAGAGAACCTGGTAGCCGTTCAAGAAGAGGTTGAGTTCCGGGAGGGCAACCTCAAGGACCGCTCGTTCGCGAACGAAGCGACGGAAGACATCGACCGTCTCTTTCACCTTGCTGCCGATCACGGCGGCCGCGGATACATCTCGAATTATCCCGCGAACTGCGCGACGAACATGGCTCTGGACAACATCGTCTTTGAGGCTGCCGTCCAGAACGGCGTAGAGAAGATCACGTTCGCGTCGAGTGCTTGTACATACCCCACGGACATACAGCAGGAGCGTCAGCGCCTTCAGGAGGACATGGTGAGCTTCGACGAGCGCGGCGGCGCGTATGCCGACGAGACCTACGGTTGGGCGAAACTCATGGGGGAACGTTCGCTACAGGCGTTCCATGAACAGTACGGCGTCGATACGAGTTCTGTTCGTATTTTCACCGCCTACGGCCCTCGAGAAAATGAGACCCACGCGATCATCGCGCTAATCGCGAAGGCGTACGCAGGCCAAAATCCGTACCAGATCTGGGGCGACGGTGAACAGACGCGGAACTTTACGTACGTCAAAGACATCACGAAGGCGCTACGGCTCGCGAACGAGAACATCACTGATTCGACGCCAGTGAATGCCGGTATCTCCGAGTACATTTCGATCAACGAGGTCGTCGATGCCATCTTCGAGTATCTCGGTGAGGAACCCGGTGAAATCAACCACATGACTGACAAGCCGGTCGGTGTTCGGCATCGTGCGGCGGATACAACCCGGGCAGAAGAGCTGCTCGGCTGGAAGCCCGAGTACAGCCTCGAGGACGGGCTCGCTGAGACCATCGACTGGTACACCGCGAACCGGGACCGGGAGTATGTCCGGGAGAATTTAGAGACGCTGCTCCACGAACGATAA
- a CDS encoding glycosyltransferase family 4 protein, with protein MGTEPIRVMHVGKVLGSGGTEKAIEVFAENINEENFDVSVVGIHEGGIRGEYLRSQGHDVTVLGSPKKLGETIRKKNPQIVHLHGSGLTESTTEELKSADVPNIVLTDNFGWPNKSKVDSIVDRYYFISDMTRLRFFRLFSVDREHETLAKYQRMYYPLSRSELETDESPAFREKLNICSNVPVIGKISRQEANNKWSQIEIDAFERVVRVKPETIILLVNPLEDVKREIKRRGLDDNCHYIDYIHPREVYKFYDSIDVMAHSSKIGESFGYVIAESLARETPVVVNSTPMRDNAQIELVDHGETGFVANSSQSFASAIIELIEDDDKRRKFGKTGKKRALQRFGPKKVTQELEKEYFRLANHSGEPLSDSTLQLGEFESEYRSRLHTSFGQSSMTYQLEHIAWQAVSNFLPLWRYPVYHLLRYNKLPDDTR; from the coding sequence ATGGGAACAGAGCCGATCCGAGTTATGCATGTTGGGAAAGTTTTGGGGTCAGGAGGCACTGAGAAGGCGATTGAGGTTTTCGCGGAAAACATAAATGAAGAGAATTTTGATGTTTCTGTTGTCGGGATCCACGAAGGGGGCATACGTGGAGAATACCTCCGCTCCCAAGGCCACGACGTGACTGTACTTGGTTCTCCTAAAAAATTGGGTGAAACAATCAGAAAAAAGAACCCCCAAATTGTCCACCTCCACGGGTCGGGTTTAACTGAATCAACCACAGAGGAGCTTAAATCCGCTGATGTTCCGAATATAGTATTGACTGACAATTTTGGATGGCCGAACAAATCGAAAGTGGATAGTATTGTGGATAGGTACTATTTTATAAGTGACATGACTAGGTTACGGTTTTTCCGCTTATTTTCTGTTGACCGAGAACACGAAACACTAGCTAAGTATCAGCGGATGTACTATCCATTGTCACGTTCGGAGCTTGAAACAGACGAATCACCAGCATTTCGAGAGAAACTCAACATCTGCTCAAACGTTCCGGTTATCGGAAAGATCAGTAGGCAGGAGGCGAACAATAAGTGGTCACAAATAGAGATAGACGCATTTGAGCGGGTAGTCAGAGTGAAGCCAGAAACGATAATTCTTCTTGTTAATCCGTTAGAGGATGTCAAAAGAGAAATCAAACGTCGAGGTCTCGACGATAATTGTCACTATATTGATTATATTCACCCGAGAGAAGTCTACAAATTCTACGATTCTATTGATGTGATGGCGCATTCCAGCAAAATTGGAGAAAGCTTCGGGTACGTTATCGCGGAATCGCTAGCAAGAGAGACCCCCGTAGTCGTTAATTCAACACCGATGCGGGATAACGCACAAATTGAACTCGTTGATCACGGAGAGACAGGTTTTGTAGCCAATAGTAGCCAGAGCTTCGCAAGCGCTATTATTGAGTTAATAGAGGATGATGATAAAAGGAGGAAGTTTGGAAAGACTGGCAAGAAACGCGCTCTTCAGAGATTCGGGCCTAAGAAGGTTACTCAAGAGCTGGAGAAGGAATACTTTCGATTAGCTAACCATTCTGGAGAACCCCTGTCAGATTCGACGCTCCAGTTGGGCGAATTTGAATCCGAGTATCGGTCACGCCTACATACTTCATTTGGCCAGTCATCAATGACCTACCAACTGGAACACATCGCCTGGCAGGCTGTCTCAAATTTCTTACCGTTATGGCGTTATCCGGTATATCATTTGCTCCGATACAATAAATTACCTGATGACACTCGATGA
- a CDS encoding flippase — MKLGQISVIHFLSNISASILGFISTIYIARVLGSGVLGTYSVALAVVSWLGLLGTMGITSAITKRVSEQEDSEAYALAGLIIITTLFVFISILVTLFQHNINRYVGFPAAPFIVGMLGVLLGYNLITSLLSGKHLVHITGIFSPIKTGSRAGIQIGAVISGIGVAGLFGGYILGYLIVILLGSYIVVKKFERVVIPERKHFNRIIDYAKFSWLGSLRSNAFNWVDIALLGFFVSNSFIGYYTAAWNISQFLIIFGASLSQTLFPEISKISSEQSPRRVSSLLNTGLSYAGLFLIPGLVGGGILGEQLLRIYGPNFAQARVVLVILIVATLVQSYQRQITTTLNAIDRPDLAFRVNTVFICTNIALNALLIYLFGWVGAAVATATSVGISLCTGYLYLNSIIKFQVPVKEILKQVLASAIMGVFVWGALVAEQQYIHINHNLLLVFSLVTLGASIYFVSLLILSVTFRNTVRNNLPYI, encoded by the coding sequence ATGAAACTGGGACAAATATCTGTCATACACTTTCTCTCAAATATATCTGCCTCGATTCTGGGATTCATTTCGACTATCTACATCGCTCGGGTATTAGGTTCGGGTGTTCTAGGGACATACTCGGTCGCGCTCGCAGTAGTGTCTTGGTTAGGGCTACTTGGAACAATGGGTATTACCTCAGCAATTACAAAGCGAGTGAGTGAGCAGGAAGACAGCGAAGCGTACGCCCTAGCTGGACTCATTATTATAACTACGTTGTTTGTGTTTATTTCAATCCTTGTAACTCTGTTTCAACACAATATTAATCGTTATGTGGGATTCCCTGCGGCACCATTCATTGTCGGTATGTTGGGAGTTCTTTTGGGCTATAATCTTATTACATCACTACTCAGCGGCAAGCATCTAGTCCATATCACCGGCATTTTTTCACCTATCAAAACTGGGTCACGGGCAGGGATTCAGATTGGCGCAGTCATTTCGGGAATCGGTGTGGCTGGCCTGTTTGGGGGGTATATTCTCGGTTATTTGATTGTAATCCTATTAGGATCATATATAGTTGTGAAAAAATTTGAAAGAGTTGTCATCCCTGAGCGAAAGCACTTTAATCGGATAATCGACTACGCGAAGTTCTCTTGGCTCGGAAGTCTCCGATCAAACGCGTTCAATTGGGTAGACATAGCTCTACTCGGCTTCTTTGTCTCAAACTCTTTCATCGGTTACTATACTGCTGCTTGGAACATTTCTCAATTTCTCATAATATTTGGTGCATCTTTGAGTCAAACGCTTTTTCCAGAAATAAGTAAAATTTCGTCTGAACAATCTCCTAGGAGAGTGTCTTCACTATTGAATACCGGGTTATCCTATGCGGGTCTATTCCTAATTCCAGGGCTGGTTGGTGGGGGAATACTTGGAGAACAACTCTTGCGGATCTACGGCCCGAATTTCGCACAAGCACGTGTGGTCTTAGTGATTCTGATAGTAGCGACGTTGGTACAAAGTTATCAAAGGCAGATCACAACGACGCTAAACGCAATAGACCGCCCTGATCTCGCATTCCGTGTAAACACAGTCTTTATTTGTACAAATATAGCGCTGAATGCCCTCCTGATTTACCTTTTTGGATGGGTAGGTGCTGCGGTAGCCACCGCAACATCTGTCGGTATAAGTCTTTGTACAGGGTATCTCTACTTGAACTCAATCATCAAATTTCAGGTTCCAGTCAAAGAAATTTTAAAGCAAGTGCTTGCAAGTGCGATTATGGGCGTATTCGTTTGGGGCGCTCTTGTAGCTGAACAGCAATATATACATATAAATCATAACCTGTTGTTAGTATTCTCTCTAGTGACCCTGGGAGCGTCAATATATTTTGTGTCACTGCTCATTTTATCGGTTACATTTCGGAATACTGTAAGAAATAACCTACCTTATATCTGA
- a CDS encoding sulfatase produces MTSHNPNPPNVVVIVCDTLRPDMLSSYGGSVNTPGFDKIAANGTLFEQAYAAGPGSSISHGALFTGKYPSESGIVGQVKIPPEEGTVAEYFRKVGYETFGIPGPSRIGSDWGYDKGFDTYLEKWRDIPSSLTLEDIRKAISDPTLVEPMPSHFYRMAKQGNDKYTGYLVDTFMRKLSKDVDEPFFAFANFPFVHAPYDPPRPYKEQATPELRRPSFGALELLPWTEEKLDREDVRQHRLEAIQDGTGDAKFFADSSWLTDEEVQVLRDWYRASIKYLDTHIERIWEWLERTGQIENTVFAIMSDHGEYLGEHGLLKHMYFHFKEALHVPLIITGPSVPEGERRSDYVSLVDVFDTLCHLAGIERPESVTGHSVFDGSHRDAVFAENGIRSLPNFYQEQLGPDRLDEFKRGRKSIRTKDFLFTQDSAGEYSLFKLPDEELVNDPSGELVNDLRERLFEELGSEFTHDEGYGDNLDQSVTENLRELGYIE; encoded by the coding sequence ATGACTTCACACAATCCCAATCCACCAAACGTGGTTGTAATTGTCTGCGATACACTCCGGCCCGACATGCTTTCTTCTTACGGAGGTTCTGTAAATACTCCCGGCTTCGACAAAATAGCGGCTAACGGGACATTGTTTGAACAAGCGTACGCAGCGGGCCCCGGATCATCCATCTCGCATGGTGCCCTATTCACCGGGAAGTATCCCTCGGAATCAGGTATCGTCGGGCAAGTAAAAATTCCACCCGAGGAAGGAACTGTTGCAGAATATTTTCGAAAGGTTGGATACGAAACTTTTGGCATTCCCGGTCCATCTCGAATTGGGTCTGACTGGGGGTACGACAAAGGATTCGACACGTATCTTGAAAAGTGGCGGGATATCCCGTCATCGTTAACGCTCGAAGATATCCGGAAAGCGATCTCTGATCCGACATTGGTTGAGCCGATGCCGAGTCACTTCTATCGGATGGCAAAACAGGGAAATGATAAATACACGGGGTATCTTGTCGATACCTTCATGCGGAAATTATCTAAAGATGTTGATGAGCCATTCTTTGCGTTCGCCAACTTTCCTTTCGTACACGCACCATATGATCCACCCAGACCATACAAAGAGCAAGCTACTCCAGAGCTGCGTCGTCCTTCTTTCGGTGCGCTAGAGCTCTTGCCTTGGACCGAGGAAAAACTGGACCGTGAAGATGTGCGTCAGCACCGGTTAGAAGCCATCCAAGATGGAACCGGAGATGCGAAATTCTTTGCAGATAGTTCTTGGCTTACTGACGAAGAAGTTCAAGTGTTGAGAGACTGGTACCGTGCATCAATCAAATATTTAGATACCCATATTGAGCGAATCTGGGAGTGGCTTGAGAGAACAGGGCAAATAGAGAACACTGTATTTGCGATAATGTCCGACCACGGTGAGTATCTTGGAGAACATGGCCTGCTTAAGCACATGTACTTTCACTTCAAAGAGGCGCTTCACGTCCCGCTAATTATCACTGGACCCAGTGTTCCAGAAGGGGAACGGCGGTCAGACTACGTTTCCCTTGTGGACGTGTTCGATACACTATGCCATCTAGCTGGAATCGAACGACCTGAATCCGTCACTGGCCACTCAGTCTTTGACGGTTCGCATCGTGACGCCGTATTTGCTGAGAACGGAATTCGTTCACTTCCCAATTTCTATCAAGAGCAGCTAGGTCCGGATCGACTTGATGAGTTCAAGCGTGGAAGAAAATCGATTCGAACGAAGGATTTCCTGTTTACCCAAGATTCTGCCGGAGAATACAGCCTGTTTAAATTACCCGATGAGGAGTTGGTTAACGACCCCTCAGGGGAATTGGTTAATGATCTTCGAGAACGTCTTTTCGAGGAACTCGGTAGCGAATTCACCCACGACGAAGGATATGGTGATAACCTCGATCAGTCCGTTACAGAAAATCTACGTGAACTCGGTTATATCGAATAG
- a CDS encoding glycosyltransferase family 61 protein, whose protein sequence is MVPNQTSIFRSLAERLVPERGKKAARWAFKDRYRDSVVSYRDLVDQGRAEYWSFGERRSFSFEEPDYYNNLPTEIENIIGKHKRHPPFVIEVPDVELVGYPGIKVTSSDEYLVYNYWQPGNDRSAVDFAYDAVEALSYGTWDFSRRNNVPRQYDVAVPLLKRWGTNYSHWTEECLTQIQGLEYYIQKTGEEPILLIPPNSPAFVSESLDLLGYDGQYVEWGENARAKVDRLVLPSVRRCLSGTSGDYLREPFALEWLQNRVWSNIDSKEDSKSLSKVLISREEDADVRRITNWEEVKSVLEGKGFETVVLSDLSFVEQKRLIKNASAIVGVHGAGLTELMYTVDASVIELFASHFVPVYFEMANGLGSDYACIECDPVGEDVRVDVNEVVASLEALNI, encoded by the coding sequence ATGGTACCAAACCAAACGTCCATCTTTCGTTCGCTCGCTGAGCGACTCGTTCCAGAAAGGGGTAAAAAAGCAGCTAGATGGGCTTTTAAAGATCGATACAGAGATAGTGTTGTTTCATACAGAGATCTTGTTGACCAAGGACGTGCTGAATACTGGTCGTTTGGCGAACGTCGTTCATTTTCGTTTGAAGAACCTGATTACTACAATAATCTTCCGACCGAAATTGAGAACATAATCGGCAAGCACAAGCGTCATCCACCGTTCGTAATCGAAGTTCCTGATGTAGAACTCGTTGGATATCCCGGAATCAAAGTCACCTCTTCCGACGAATATCTGGTATACAATTACTGGCAGCCGGGAAACGACAGATCGGCTGTAGACTTTGCTTACGACGCTGTTGAAGCATTGAGTTACGGAACATGGGATTTCTCTCGGCGTAACAACGTTCCGCGGCAGTATGATGTGGCTGTGCCATTGCTGAAGCGATGGGGAACCAATTATAGCCATTGGACCGAGGAATGCCTGACCCAAATTCAAGGACTAGAATATTACATACAGAAAACTGGCGAGGAACCAATACTGTTGATACCCCCGAACTCCCCAGCATTCGTCTCAGAATCACTTGATCTTCTAGGGTACGATGGGCAGTACGTGGAATGGGGTGAGAACGCTAGGGCGAAGGTTGATCGGCTTGTGCTACCGTCGGTCCGCCGGTGTCTGAGTGGAACTTCGGGAGATTACCTGAGAGAACCGTTCGCCTTAGAATGGCTCCAGAACCGCGTTTGGTCAAATATTGACTCTAAAGAGGATTCAAAATCACTATCGAAGGTTCTTATCTCTCGAGAAGAGGACGCTGATGTCCGACGAATTACCAACTGGGAGGAAGTAAAGTCGGTTCTAGAAGGGAAAGGGTTTGAGACCGTCGTCCTTAGTGATCTGAGCTTCGTCGAACAAAAACGATTAATTAAGAACGCCTCAGCTATTGTCGGGGTACATGGAGCTGGATTAACAGAGTTGATGTATACGGTTGATGCCTCCGTAATTGAACTATTTGCGTCTCACTTCGTGCCAGTCTATTTTGAGATGGCAAACGGACTTGGATCTGACTACGCTTGTATTGAATGTGATCCGGTAGGGGAAGACGTTCGCGTAGATGTTAACGAAGTTGTAGCCTCACTGGAAGCATTAAACATATAA
- a CDS encoding NAD-dependent epimerase/dehydratase family protein, whose product MATRVMVAGGGGFVGSHLCDALLDDGYEVFCVDNFGSGRPWNVEHLLDHPRFTLQKADIRQPPALPPVDEIYHLASRASPKDFIDFSVRISLTNTEGTRNLLDHTVACDAKMLFASTSEVCGDPEVHPQPESYTSNVNICGPRDCYDESKRFGETLTVAYEREYDLDVRTARIFNTYGPRMRVNDGRVIPNFLSQAIRDEDLTVYGDGSQTRSFCYVSDLLRGIRQVMSEDEMKGDVVNLGNEHEITIKQLAEAVLRTYDAESEITYKSLPEDDPSRRRPDLSKAERVLDFEPTVKLETGLQKTIKYFEEQIW is encoded by the coding sequence GTGGCAACACGTGTGATGGTCGCCGGCGGTGGCGGCTTCGTTGGCAGCCACCTCTGTGACGCGCTTCTCGACGATGGCTACGAAGTTTTCTGTGTCGACAACTTCGGGAGCGGCCGCCCTTGGAACGTCGAACACCTCCTCGACCATCCGCGATTTACGCTCCAGAAGGCGGACATCCGCCAGCCGCCGGCTCTCCCACCGGTCGACGAAATATACCACCTCGCCTCTCGGGCGTCACCGAAGGACTTCATCGACTTCTCGGTTCGTATCTCCCTCACCAACACAGAGGGGACCCGAAACCTCCTCGATCACACAGTAGCCTGCGACGCCAAGATGCTCTTCGCTTCGACGAGCGAAGTGTGCGGCGACCCCGAGGTACACCCACAACCCGAGAGCTACACCAGCAACGTCAACATCTGCGGCCCACGAGACTGTTACGATGAGTCCAAGCGGTTCGGCGAGACGCTGACCGTCGCCTATGAGCGCGAGTACGACCTTGATGTTCGAACGGCCCGTATTTTCAATACGTATGGGCCGCGAATGCGAGTCAACGACGGTCGCGTTATCCCTAATTTCCTCTCACAAGCGATCAGAGATGAGGACCTGACGGTGTACGGCGACGGATCACAGACCCGCTCGTTCTGCTACGTCTCCGACCTCCTCCGAGGAATTCGACAGGTCATGTCGGAAGACGAAATGAAAGGCGATGTCGTAAACCTCGGCAACGAGCATGAAATTACGATCAAGCAACTCGCAGAAGCGGTCCTCCGAACCTACGATGCCGAGAGCGAGATCACCTACAAGTCGCTCCCCGAAGACGATCCCAGTCGACGGCGACCAGACCTTTCGAAGGCTGAGCGCGTCTTGGACTTCGAACCGACTGTCAAGCTTGAAACCGGCCTACAGAAAACGATCAAGTACTTCGAAGAACAAATTTGGTAA